In Sulfuricurvum sp., the sequence TTTTGTTTCACCCCGAATTTGTGCTCTTCGTCGATGATGACGATCCCGAGTTTCGCGCAGCTCACCCCGAACAGCGCATGAGTTCCGACGACGCAATCAAGTTCTCCCGCCTCAAGCGCACGAAGGGTCGCATTTTTCTCTTTGGTGCTGACGAAGCGATCGAGCTTCGCGACCCGAAGCCCGAACGGTGCCAACCTGACTTTGAGCGACTGGAAGTGCTGGGAACTAAGCAACGTGGTCGGAACGACGAGGAGCGATTGGTAGCCCCCTTTTGCGGCGGCGAAGATAGCGTTCATCGCCACCTCGGTTTTCCCGAAACCGACGTCTCCGCTGAGGAGCCGATCCATGATCTGCCCCGATGAGAGATCACGGACGATAGAAGCAATCGCGCTCGCTTGGTCAGGGGTGTAGTCGAATCCGGCGGAATCTTGGAATCTTCGAAGTTCACCCGCATCGACATTGATCACCGACGCTTTAATCAGCGCACGGCTCGCCGCGATCCCGACAATCTCGGAAGCGATCTCGAACAACCGTGCTTTAACCGACTCTTTGAGTTTGCCGAAGCTCCCTTTGCCCAGACGATCGAGGACAGGGAGCGAACCCGAAGCGATATAGCGGTCGATCGTGTCGAGGTTTTCGACCGGGAGAAGCAGCTTGTCATCCCCCATGTATTTGATCACGACGAGATCTTTGATCCCTCCGAGAATCTCCGCCTGCTCGATCCCGACAAATATCCCGACCCCGTACTCTTCGTGAACGACGTAATCTCCCACTTTGAGATCATCGAGGAGAATCGACGTGCGGCGGCGACGGCGTTTTTTCTCATGACGGTTGAGGGAGAATATCACCTCATCGGGACCGATCAGATTGAGAACAATCCCTGAGGTTTTAACGCTGATCCCTTTGAGTTCAAAAATTCCCGCCGCTTTGAGCTGCGTATCGCTTGCGGCGATGAGGGTGAATTTTTTGTTTTTATGGACACTCCGAAGGGTCTCGAAATTACCGCCCCCCAGAGGGGTGTAGCGTTCCGATTCGGGAAGAATATCGACCTCTAAGCGCTCGCGTGACAATACAGGCTGATTCAGACCGTACGCCTCATCAAGAACGCTTTTCATCTCACGGATACGGGCAACCTTTTTCCCTTCGCACAAATCGAGTCCATGCTCACCCAAGACCCAGAACCCGAGGGAGGCGATATCTTTGACAAAACTGTCGCTTTGTGCCGCGGCAATCGCTTTTTCGAATGCTTTGTGCTGCTGTTCATCGAGAGAGAAAAAAGCGCTGGTCACTTCGATGGAGGCGAGTTCCTCTTTGTCGGTGCGCTGGGTTTCGACATCGAATGCTTTGATCTCTTCGACCTCATCGTCAAAAAGGCTGATACGGTACGGGTTGCTTTGGTTAGGGACATAGATATCAAGAATATCGCCTCGATGGGAGACTTCACCTTCCATCTCGACCATGTCGACAAAGGTATACCCCCAATGGAGAAGCTTCTCTTTAAAGCCGTTCAAATCGATCCGTGAAGCAAACTCGATTGTTTCACTTTGGAGCAATGAAGGATTCGGCATCGGGAAAAGGAGCGTTTTAAGCGGAGCGATAATCAGCGGCTTTTTGGACGCCGTATAATAAGTACGCAATGCGGCGAAAAGGGCAAAAAGCTCTTCGCTGAAAGGGCGAAGATCGTCCATATAGGCGGCACGAAAATCGGGAAGGACGATGTGAGGAATTTCCAAAAATGACGATACATCGCTGAGTTCCGACGCCTCTTTCGTATCCTCACATAGAAGAATCTCGGGAAGAGCCTTCGGATTATTTTTTACGTATTCATACCAACGGGCTTGTGACATTTATCCTCTTTAAAAACGTTTCGGCTACACTGAAGGAGCCGAAAACCAAATACTCTTTATCTTCTCGAATCGTTTCAAATGATCCAAAAGGGATATTAAAATCATCTAAAACCTTTTCCAACTCTTCACGTTTAACAATCCGAGTTTCATCGACATCGATAATCTCGACCTTCTCGATGATCGGTTGTAACAGGCTCAATATCTCGCGATACTCTTTATCGGCGTAAGTGTTATAGATCAGGGTCACTTTTTTCCCGACATACGCTTGTGCTATCGAATCAGCCGCCAATGCATTGTGCCCGACATCCAACGTGATATTGGGTGCGATGCGGCTCAGCCGTCCGAACAGCGCGTTTTGATCAAAAAGGGGCTCAGTGGCTTCATACCCCAGAAGGGTATACGCCGCCATGGCCAAAGCGAGATTATCGCGCAAATACTCGCTGAGACCGTTTTTAGTGGCAAGATGCAATGCCTGTTCTTCGATTTTCGGAGTGAACATCTCCGATACTCCCAAAAGCGTGCACCCTTTTTCCTCAGCAATTGTTCTCGCAATCGTTTCGACTTCCGGATGTTTTTGTTTTCCCAAAAGGGCAACACGCTGCATACTGCGCAATTTTGTAGCGGCAATGGACGCTATCGTCCCTCCCAAAAATGCCGCGTGATCAAAATCGATGGGGGTAAAAATGGTGAGTATTTTGTCAAAAACAGCCGTCGCATCAAACTCCCCTCCGAGCCCCGCTTCGCATACGACGTATTCACACCCCGCATATACGACCATCGCGAGGAGCGTCGTATACTCGAAATAGCTCAGCGATTCGGCAACCTCCAACGCTAAAAGAGCCAAAAGTTTTTTATGTGACGCCTCCAAAGCTTCATCATTGATATCCGAGCCGTCCATCCATATCCGCTCGTTAAAACGAAGAATATGCGGCGAGGTGTAATGTCCTACCTTTTTACCGGAGCGATGCAATGCCGTGGCTAAAAAACGTCCCGTTGAACCTTTACCGTTGGTACCGACGAGATGAATAATCTTGGGGTGCGGAAGCAGATGTGCGATTTCTCGATACGCTTTGGGAAAACGCTCATAATCGATCACATCGTAAAAGAGCGGTTTTTGGGCTAAAAAATCATCTAACGTCATGCAGGCTCTATACGGTTTCGCCCTTTACGTTTGGCACTGTAGAGTCTCTCATCGGCACCCTTCATAAGCGCTTTCAATGAAGGGTAATCTTTGCGCTCGGCGGCTCCGATGCTGACACTGACACTGATCCGCTCTCCCTGAAACATAAAATGGGCCTGCTCAACATGGGCACGTACTTTTTCACAAAAGACTTTTGCCCCTGTGAGATCGGTGTCACCTAAAATCGCCAAAAATTCTTCCCCGCCGTAGCGTCCAACGATATCGCTTGTTCTCGCTTCTTCTTTGAGTATTTTGGCAAAAGCAAGGAGGACTGCATCCCCCGCTTCATGTCCATAGGTATCATTCACCTTTTTAAAATGATCCAGATCGAGCATCGCGACACTAAAAGTACGGCCATGCCGCTCATACTCCGCTTCTTTGATGGTTAAATACTCTTCAATCGCCCGTTTGTTGTAGAGTTTGGTCAAAAAATCTTCACGTGAAGCCTGTGTCGCCTGTGAGAGTTCAGCTTCCAGCGTTGCAATCTTTTTACCCATTTGGGTCACTTTGTCGTTATGAATTTTGAGGTCTTTGCTCAAAACTTCTACTTTCTCTTCCAGCGTGCTTGCAATCGCATAAAGGCGCTTATGTGCGGTTTTAAAATCGCTGGGTTTATTGCTCTCAAGTGATTCAAGATCCCGTTTGACTTCCCGGATTTCAGTCGTCGAGTTTTCGCTCCGTTCAATCAGTTCAATCAGCTGCGCGGAGAGCTTTTCCAACAGCGTATCGAGTGCCCGAACCATCTCTTCGACACTTTGTTTGTCCAATGCAATCCGCATCGAGATTGCTGTTTTAAGCTCTTTTTCGCATTCATCCGTTGCGATATAAGCAGGATTATCACGCAATTTTTGAGAGAGCTGAATCGTCGCGGTGTCCATCGTCGGTGCAATCGAAGGAACCAGTGAAGAGACCAGCAGACGCACTGTTTTGGCGTGATCGATCTCAACCGTCTGGGCTCCCCCCTCTTGGAGATTTAACCCCTCAATCGTTTTACGCAGATTGGCGGTATCCACCGGGCCGAACGTTGCCAATCTCATCAAAAAAGTATCGTCATAAATCGTGAGAAAATTGCTCCACGCCTGTTTGAGCAGATCAATCTGTGTGGCACCGCCTTGGGTTTCTAAAATAGCAATGGTTTTTTTAGCGAGTGCGGATGCATCCGGGTTGTGCAAAGCATCGATACTCTGCGCCATTTTTTTCGCTAATGAACTGAGTAATTCAACGAGGATTGAGGCTTCGCTCGGGTTGAGACGGCTGAGTTTTGAGATCAAAAAACGGATCAGTTCCGCTGTCGTTCGTACACGATACTGCTTGATCTCTTCGGCAGTTTTTTTATCCAATAACGATACATAGCGATCGATTCCGCTGCAATCTTCGACAGAAAAACCGGCTTTTTTAGCTTCTGCGCAAAAGGTTTCGGTATACACATCGGGAGTCCATACTTTACCTTCGGCTTTGAGCCGATCTACGGTGTTGCGAACAATTTGGTTGATGGTCATCGGATACCTCTTATTTCGAGCTTGCGCCCTGTGCCGCTACCTGTGCGATAAATGAATCGATCCCTTTTTGCGCCCCTTGGCGTATCGCCTCAAAGCGTGCCTGATCCGAAATGATGGCATTCGGTTCGATCGAGAAGTCATACATTCCCCGTGTCGAATACGAAGAGGTTGTTTCCCCTACACTACGGTCAATATGCATTATAACCGTTGTACGATACGTAATAACATATCCATTGGTATCATAGCGCAACGGTGTGAATAATACCGAAGCAATTGATATTTTCAAGTGTGTTTTAG encodes:
- a CDS encoding GGDEF domain-containing protein, whose translation is MTINQIVRNTVDRLKAEGKVWTPDVYTETFCAEAKKAGFSVEDCSGIDRYVSLLDKKTAEEIKQYRVRTTAELIRFLISKLSRLNPSEASILVELLSSLAKKMAQSIDALHNPDASALAKKTIAILETQGGATQIDLLKQAWSNFLTIYDDTFLMRLATFGPVDTANLRKTIEGLNLQEGGAQTVEIDHAKTVRLLVSSLVPSIAPTMDTATIQLSQKLRDNPAYIATDECEKELKTAISMRIALDKQSVEEMVRALDTLLEKLSAQLIELIERSENSTTEIREVKRDLESLESNKPSDFKTAHKRLYAIASTLEEKVEVLSKDLKIHNDKVTQMGKKIATLEAELSQATQASREDFLTKLYNKRAIEEYLTIKEAEYERHGRTFSVAMLDLDHFKKVNDTYGHEAGDAVLLAFAKILKEEARTSDIVGRYGGEEFLAILGDTDLTGAKVFCEKVRAHVEQAHFMFQGERISVSVSIGAAERKDYPSLKALMKGADERLYSAKRKGRNRIEPA
- the mfd gene encoding transcription-repair coupling factor; amino-acid sequence: MSQARWYEYVKNNPKALPEILLCEDTKEASELSDVSSFLEIPHIVLPDFRAAYMDDLRPFSEELFALFAALRTYYTASKKPLIIAPLKTLLFPMPNPSLLQSETIEFASRIDLNGFKEKLLHWGYTFVDMVEMEGEVSHRGDILDIYVPNQSNPYRISLFDDEVEEIKAFDVETQRTDKEELASIEVTSAFFSLDEQQHKAFEKAIAAAQSDSFVKDIASLGFWVLGEHGLDLCEGKKVARIREMKSVLDEAYGLNQPVLSRERLEVDILPESERYTPLGGGNFETLRSVHKNKKFTLIAASDTQLKAAGIFELKGISVKTSGIVLNLIGPDEVIFSLNRHEKKRRRRRTSILLDDLKVGDYVVHEEYGVGIFVGIEQAEILGGIKDLVVIKYMGDDKLLLPVENLDTIDRYIASGSLPVLDRLGKGSFGKLKESVKARLFEIASEIVGIAASRALIKASVINVDAGELRRFQDSAGFDYTPDQASAIASIVRDLSSGQIMDRLLSGDVGFGKTEVAMNAIFAAAKGGYQSLLVVPTTLLSSQHFQSLKVRLAPFGLRVAKLDRFVSTKEKNATLRALEAGELDCVVGTHALFGVSCAKLGIVIIDEEHKFGVKQKEKLKSLYENVHLLSMSATPIPRSLNQALSSIKTMSELLTPPSERLGVRTFVKNYDEKLIKEVILRELRRGGQVFYVHNSIDSMIIKSGELKAILPELRILILHSQISATQTEEELAKFADRQYDVLLATSIIESGIHMPTVNTMIIDGADRFGMADLHQLRGRVGRGHIEGYAYFIVDDKDHLTEEAKKRLVALESNSFLGSGSMLAYHDLEIRGGGNLVGDAQSGHIKNIGYALYLRMLEDAIKILTNQTTAVRAKVDIKLTVSAFISDELVSEDRLRLELYRRLSQCESPSEIYEIEEEVGDRFGKPDTPTKQFFEIMVIKLLCIEKKIKMVSNYNQNITIEYQSGVKETLQSKSKDDDDLIGAVLHYLRTVKPKGI
- a CDS encoding bifunctional folylpolyglutamate synthase/dihydrofolate synthase, with product MTLDDFLAQKPLFYDVIDYERFPKAYREIAHLLPHPKIIHLVGTNGKGSTGRFLATALHRSGKKVGHYTSPHILRFNERIWMDGSDINDEALEASHKKLLALLALEVAESLSYFEYTTLLAMVVYAGCEYVVCEAGLGGEFDATAVFDKILTIFTPIDFDHAAFLGGTIASIAATKLRSMQRVALLGKQKHPEVETIARTIAEEKGCTLLGVSEMFTPKIEEQALHLATKNGLSEYLRDNLALAMAAYTLLGYEATEPLFDQNALFGRLSRIAPNITLDVGHNALAADSIAQAYVGKKVTLIYNTYADKEYREILSLLQPIIEKVEIIDVDETRIVKREELEKVLDDFNIPFGSFETIREDKEYLVFGSFSVAETFLKRINVTSPLV